The DNA window ttggcagaaactttggaaattctggatctgctcagttcgcgccgcgaccccttgttggcgccgcgaacagcttggcagaaagttgggaatttttggattcgctcagttcgcgccgcgaaccctgttggcgccgcgaaccctgttttgcagaatttttcctaaactttgaaatgatgtatcttttgaaccgtaactcctttttaagtgccgtttgaacctacgtgaagccctaattgatgtttttccattgaatatgcttagtgtaactttgaatactcttggaatcttcttgcattggattttgttgacattggatatccggaattgattatgtcgtttaagttgatcatgtcgtttacgtggattgtgttgttcgagtcgattatgtcgttaagtgtgattgtgaatgtgcatcattgagtcacattcattgcattgtttgagactgccctagtggcaattgtttgagacggcccttgtggcgaatgtttgagacggcccaatggcaattgtttgagacgggagttttactccaatggtaccacatgcatttgcattgttcgagttgcataagtaaagtcgtgtgatgagtcgtatttgaatatttgtgtgtgcataacatgaatgttatcctgtgtcgatttgatggttggttcgttgagcatatgtgataaatgcctatgtatgccttaattgagattgatattattgttgttggtaagatgttgaatgatgtgaatagtagtaagtgatatatgttgagaagtggtgaccgatgtatgattatttctccgctttgaatattatcatacgcttctttataatgaatgatatctcaccccttctgtttgaatgttgccctccgttggtaacgtgcaggtaatgacgcggagtagtcgtgtacctatagctcgagtcggtgtgtgtcaatgctctgatacgtagcactcggggaacgttggattacttgtttacgtcttgtttcttgtgtttatccttgttgaACTTTGTCCTTATGTTATGCTAAGACTTGTTAGATGTATTGAGTCGTGTTTGGCCTTGacattatgagttgtattgttgttgacttatgattttccgctgcgatgcaagtacttgattggctgacaatgattaatgattccgatattgttctcctacatgtgtgttatgtatctaagtgattgagcatgatatacgtatgcgatgtttgttgtttaaatgtgacgctccgaatcgttatgttctaattgtttggaattttgtactctgatattcctctttaattgtggggtagatttggggtgttacattagtggtatcagagcaggtcggtcttgtccggccatgtgtcgtgtcgtagtgtagtctaacaggcgtatattgttgtttgtgctgattgcttttgtgttgtagtgaagacttgtgatggctgggaggaatgatgctgcgatagctgctgctttggaagcaatggctcaagttTGTGAGAACCAACAGCATGGTGGAGAGAGtgatgcttctcggagtttggctaccttccaaagagagaatcctcctgtgtttaagggaacttatgatcctgatggcgcattgacatggcttaaggagattgagaggattttccgtgtcatggattgcactcctgaacagaaggttcggtatgggactcatatgctagcagttgaggcggatgattggtggctagagacccgtaggagattggaagcgagtggtgaagggatctcttggattgtgtttcgcatggagttcttaaggaagtactttcctgaagatgtccgtggcaagaaggaaattgaattccttgagctaagtcaagggaacaaatctgttgtggagtatgctgctaagtttggtgagttggcaaagttttaccaagtgcattaagtttgagaatgggttgcgtccagagattaagaaggcgattagttaccagaagattcgtatctttgctgatttggttgattgttgtcggatctatgaagaggataacaatgctcattatcgtgtgataagtgagaagagaggaaagggttatcaaggtcgtggtaagccttatgaagctTCGAGTGGAAAGGGCAGGCAGAAAGCGGTTGAGggtaagagaactagtgggggagatgctcctgctggaattgtgtgcttcaagtgtggcaaggttggtcaCAAGAGCACGTCGTGTAACGTTGATGCTAGAAGATGCTACCGTTGTGGGAAGTTTGGTCATGCATCGTCCGATTGTACGCATAAGGatatggtgtgtttcaactgtggtgaagaaggccatattggaagcaagtgtcagaagcccaagaaggagtaatctagtggaaaggtgtttgccttgtcgggaactcagaccactagtgaggattcgctcatcagaggtacttgtttcattaatagcattcctttaattactattattgataccggtgcttctcattgctttatatctgctgattgtgttaatcgattgggtcttgtgttgtctgccatgaacggagagatggttgtcgatactccggctaagggttcGGTGACCACTTCTCTTGTGTGCTTGAAGTGTCCTGTGTCGATTTTTGACAgagactttcttgttgattttgtgtgcttgccgttgagaggtttggatgtgattttggggatgaactggttagagcataaccgtgttcacataaattgctatgataagtctgtgaggttttcttctcctgaagaggaaggCTTGGAGTTGTTATCGGCCAGACAGTTTCGtttgttgatgaaagaagatgttcaagtGTTCGCGTTGGTTGCTTAAATGTCTGTTGAGAATCAGGCTGTAATAGAAAGGTTGAAgatagtatgtgaatttcctgaagttttccgtgatgaaattcctgatgtaccgcctgagagagaagttgagttctctattgatcttgtacctagtattagacctgtgtctatggcaccgtataggatgtctgcatctgaattgtatgaattgaagaagcagttggaagaattgcttgagaagaggtttgtgagacctagtgtgtcgccgtggggagctctagtgttgttggttaagaggaaagatggaagtatgagactttgtattgattatcgtcagttgaataaggtgacaatcaagaacaagtatccacttccaagaattgatgacttgatggatcaattggttggtgctcgtgtgtttagcaagatcgatttgaggtcgggttaccatcagattaaagtgaaagatgaggatatgcagaagacggctttcagaacacgttatggacattatgagtattccgtgatgccctttggtgttactaatgcacctggagtatttatggagtatatgaatcgtaTTTTTCATGAATATCTGGATCGTTtcgtggtggtgttcattgatgacattttgatttactctaaatcagaatcagatcatgctgagcatttgaagttggcattgcaagtcttgaaagagaagaagttgtatgctaagttatccaagtgtgagttctggctgaaggaagttagttttctggggcatgtcatttctggtgatggcattgCTGTGGATCCATCTaaagttgatgccgtgttgagatgggatactcctaagtcggctaccgagattcgaagctttttgggactagctggttattatagaaggttcattgaaggtttctctaagttagcccttccATTGACTAAGTTGACctgtaagggtaaggctttcgtgtgggatgtttcttgtgaagatagttttaccgagttgaagaaaaggttgacgtcggcaccgattttgatattgcctaatccggaagaatcgtttgtggtttattgtgatgcttctaagatgggtttaggaggtgtgctcatgcaaaatggtaaagttgttgcttatgcatcgagacagttgagagttcatgagaagaactatcctacacatgatttggaacttgctgctgtagtgttcgtgttgaagatttggagacattatctttatggttctagatttgaagtctttagcgaccataagagtttgaagtatctgtttgatcagaaggaattgaatatgagacaacgaaggtggttagaactgttgaaggattatgatttcagtttgaattatcatccaggaaaagctaatgttgttgctgatgccttaagtcgcaagactttgcatatgtcggcaatgatggttaaggagttggaattaattgagcaatttcgagatatgagtttggtatgtgaagtgactcctaagagtgttcgattgggtatgttgaagattaacagtgattttctggatagtgtcagagaggcccagaagttggatgtgaaattggttgattcgatgattggagtcaatcaagctgagaatggtgatttcaagttagatgcgcacggtgtgttgaggtatcgtgatcggatttgtatacctgatgatgtggatttgaaaagatctattcttgaggaaggtcataggagtaatctgaTGATGTGGTTCTCTATTCTTGTTAGAGGTAAGGAAAATTGCACGAAAGAGACTTGGCTTGTCAATCCGTGCGTGTATATTGGTGTGTAGGTTTGTTCCTTTTTGGCTTTCTGTTTTGGTTTGCTTTGTTTTATTTCGTTTCTTTTGTATTGGGTTGCACCCCTTGTGCGTTTAATACAAGTGCTtatcaaataagaaaaaaaacacaTATCTCTTTATACCggatataaattttttatgtagTATTCGAGTAGAACTTAAAAAATTATCATCTGTGATTTAATGATAACTTATTTATTGAATTATATTAAAGGGATTATTTTTTAGTggtgttgttgtcgttgttctAAAAGAGATTTTATTAGattgattaaaaaattataggaaaacttagttaaattaaataagaatgcAATGtcaatgaaaattaaaataaaataaatttatttaatattttatttatattaaatacaaaagattaaaaaaaaaagaaaaaaaaggtagtGGATGAAGAGGATTGAAGTGTAAGTACTTTTTTAACAGTAAAATCTAACTATCTATCCATTTAACTAGCATTATTCATAAGTATTTTGGCCTTCTCGTATATTTTTGTCAAGTATTTTctaaatctaattaaattaattttcacattttgtttctttaagtataaATCTTCGTTATTCAAATTTCCTTCACTAAATGTTGGTGGATCATTCACTATTGAGCTATTAGTTCCATACTCCCATGATAAGCTGCTTTCATTTGGTTTTACTTTGTATTCAACATACTTCAACCCCAGAATCTTTGTTGGTTTTTCAAAGCAAGTTTTTGAGTGCCATTCAAGTCCAATAGGCACAATTTGAGCCACCATTGAGCCTTGTGCAAGGAAAAATAAATGTGTTAGACCTGCACCATGCACCCCTAACAATACATGACTCGAATGAATCAACCTATAAGCACTGGAAAGTGAAGGGTCCTTTAATGGATCGAACACATTTACATGAAATCCGATTTCTTCAGCTAACTTGATGACTTCCTCTTGATTCAAAATTACACGAGTAAAACTTCCTTTTCTAATAACAAATGTGAGATGTGGTCTACCTTTATCGTTAGGATACATTAACGAGGTGTTACTTTTTATAAATGCACTTTTCAAGAATGCTTTGAAATCAAGAAGGGTTTTAGGGTAAGGTAGCAACTTAGGGTCTATGGTTACCGGTCCATGCTTTATCAACCCTACGACTGTCGATGGAAAGCAATGAGTGGTTGTTAGGTTATTTGTGTCGATGATCTTGTGACGGGGACTAAATGTAGATAATAAATCAACATATTTTTGAAACCACCAAGGCATACCATCTACGATCACAAGTATTACATCTTGATCAAGAGATAAGGAATTGACGGTGATGTAGAGTGGTATGAATATGTCACTTATTTCATGGAAGAAGTTTCCGTTGTAACCACGCGCATTGAAAATAACCGCCGGGCTATGATGAATGACACCACATTGAGATACTTTTGATGGAGATGATGTGAGTGTAAATTCTCTAACGGTTGACATTGAAGGTTTATCATTTTTGAGAGTGTAAGGTTGAATTTTCTCATGAATGTGGTGTTGGTTTCTCGTATGGTTTCCCAACATAAAGAGAGTTAATGAAGTTTGGTCTAAAAGTGTTGGACCTTTAATTGAACATATATCATAAAGTTTATTAGAACGGTCACACGTGATTAATGCGGTATTGTTAGCTTCCCGGTCCAAATCCTGCTTTGAAATTGATAACATAATTGCATCTGCATAAACAAagtacatttttttttataaagattgAATAAATTATCAACATCTAAAGActttaagaagaagaaaaaactaaTCAAATTTATTCAGAGGAGGTTGTTGATTGATTACCTTGCAAAACAATTATCTGAAAAATGAGCATGAGTCCCAATACAGCAAAACATATAACCGATTTTGGCaatattgttgttttgttttccATCATGAATACTTGAAGACCAGAACTGTTTGAATAATAGAAACAAATATTATTAGTCAACTAGGTTTTAGAATTTGATATATGGATGATTAAGAAGATACAGTGAGTGAATGATAGGTATATGAACAAATTAGAAGAATGTACATTAGAGGGATGGGTGTGGATTCCACTTAAATTGTTGAATGTAAATTGATTGTCTAAAGTGAAAAGAGATCTAACTTACCGTAGCTATATTGATACTTCTGTTTGGTTTATCCTTTATTTCATGGTCTATTTATAGATATTAAAATAAGTTGGTAAAAAATTTATACCactttataaaaaataacatCTTTTTTAATCCTCCACCCTATGTCCGTAAAATAAAATCTATAGTTGGATTGAAAGCTATTATTCTATAGATCACGTCTCTAAAACTTAAcatcaataaaaaaatcatttgatatattaaagagaatgatcaaaattaacgATTTTCATGAAGTTTTGTGAAACGTTAGTTTTTATGCATCTCGTTGACATGTCAGAAAATTtctgattgatgttaaattttatagacatgGTCTATATGATAATAGTTTTCAATCCAACGGTGAATTTTAATATACGGACATGGGGTGAAGAATTATCGAAGGTATCATGTTACTAAGTTTGACACATTGGGGTCATTTGATCCTAtcatatatactatatatatatatatatatatatatatatatatatatatatatatatatatatatatatatatatatatatatatatatatatatatatatatatatatatatatataggtttgCTAACATAGACCCATCAATTTTTATTAAGGTCTAGTTTTTGCGCGCATTAACTACAAAATAGTtaaatgcaccttaaggtgcatgttgctaaaacacaccttcataaaaacAATTGGCTGTTCTTTAACAAAGTCCACAGGAGTTTGCTAAAATACACTTATTTTTATAAAGGTGTGTTTTAACAAGCTTTAACTAAAAAATATCAactattggattcatcaagagagatggTTAATACATTAATGTTAATATTAATTTCTCTCTTTTTATGAATccaatggtatatatatatatatatatatatatatatatatatatatatatatatatatatatatatatatatatatatatatatatatatataaaagtgagagcattttataatgagataTGAGTGAAATAAATATCAactattggattcatcaagagagaaagttaatacattaatgtggctattaatttctctcttgaTAAAtgtaatggttgatatttattcctctcatctctcattttaaaatgctctcacttgatatgctccatatatatatatatatatatatatatatatatatatatatatatatatatatatatatatatatatatatatatatatatatatatatatatatatatatatatatatatatatatatagggagcatatcaagtgatagcattttaaaatgagagatgagaggtaTAAATAACAACCATTGCATTTAtcaagagagaaattaatagctactttaatgtattaacattctctctcttgatgaatccaatggttaatatttattcttctcatctctcattttaaaatactctcacttgatatgcactatatatatatatatatatatatatatatatatatatatatatatatatatatatatatatatatatatatatatatatatatatatatatatatatatatatatatatatatatatatatatatatatatatatatatatatatatatatatatatatatatatataatattatattatattatattatatttttttgacaaTGCATTCATCTCACTCAACAAAAATTCAAAGGAAAATTCTTAGACGCACTATGTTAATtatgtttttccaaaaaaatatcaTCTATTTACACAGTTTAAGTGTATAACCGAGGAGTAAAATAATTTAGGGTATATGTTTCGAATTCAAGCAACAacagtttttatatttttaaaagtgattgttgtgaattcaatgccacgaacaaagtataaaataagggatgaataaaggacaaggaagaagaggagaacacaaatattggttataactgctattcttttactttctcttaaaacaagattacaagtttacaataataacaaataacctctctcaccctaaattaggatttgcagcttagcaatgatgagagactagtatgctatttataataaaacctaacatactaactaatgggctttttccacaaggcccattacataagccaacttaataaacaagctaacttaacaaattagggtttaaacactaaaacctaatttaacatgctaacaaccctagcatcttcgacacaagcatgtgaacaaccttcgacttcatgcttaatcctgtcgaaccaagaagctacccttcaaccatactagagttcgatccaatatctcacaaatctccaccttggatctaactctacaacatcaaggaaacaaactagctttcttcgtgcagctttatcaactgcatacagtgaaaaaacttgcaactcggtaatgtcttggtgatcatatcagcagcattgtcttcagtcaaaaccttcagcacttggacttctccacgctcgattactcctctgacgaaatgcagcctcacatcaatgtgcttagttcgctcatgataggctgaattcttcgacaggtgtattgcactttgactatcacatttaacaatgatacctcgaccttgaagtttcagctccttcgcaaaaccttcaagccacaatgcttctttcacagcttcagttaatgcaatatactccgcttcagtggttgatagagcaacaaccttctaaagtattgctttccaactaattgttgtgccaaacatagtgaaaacatatccagaaatagatttcctggaatccatacaacctgcataatcagagtcgacatatcctccaattgctgctttaccatcttcacccaaggctccaccataaattatgactattttcagagacccatttatgtaccttaaaatccacttcaatgcttgccagtgagcctttccaggattcgccatgtacctgcttacaagacttactgcgtatgctatgtcgggtctagtatagaccatagcatacatcaaagaaccaactatattagcatatgggatgctattcatatagctctttcgacatcagtactaggacactgatcaatactcagcttgaattgagggtttgttggagtcacaattggcttcgaattcgacataccaaacttttcaagaatcttccgtaggtatgcctcttgagataaacataacttagacttctttctatctcttcgaatgtcaattccaagaattctggaagcagctcccagatccttcatatcgaactccttattgagttcagccttcaccctcatcacatcttcaacattgttgcttgctatgagaatatcatccacataaagcaacaaaataacaaatgaattaccaggtcgaaatctgaagtaaacgcagtggtcgaactgacttctaatgaaacttatacgtgccatgaacttgtcgaatctcctattccactatcgaggagattgtttcagcccatacaaagatctctttaacttgcacacatagtcttccttccccttttcgacataccctttaggttgcctcatcaggatcgtttcatctagatcaccatacaagaacgcagtcttcacatccatctgttccagttcaagatcgaactgtgctaccatggcaagtaacattcgaatggacctatgcttcacaacaggagaaaacacatcattgaagtcgacaccttctttctgagtgaaaccccttgcaactaaccttgccttgtatcttttcgacgtcactccttcaattccttccttaactttgaaaatccatttacagctgactaaccttgccccaacaggtttcttgatcagttcccaagtatgattatcatgaagagatttcatctcatcatccatggccttcagccattcagtcttatttcgactcctcataacttccttgtagtctctaggttcttcgtctagaacctcacttgcagagattaaggcataagctataagatctgcatacccaagcctctgaggtgcctttatgactcttctcgacctatctctcgacaataggtagtcatcgtcagtttcctcaactttctcagcatcttctgcttcttcttcgacttcatcagggatatgcaattcagcatcaacatgctccacctcaacaggaatctctacctgttccagctcttcgtcagatgtttctgtacttcgaccaacatcatcagttttcttaaaagccatttcagcttcattgaaaactacatctcgactggtgatacacctcctgtgatctggctctaggcaccatagcctataagctttgactccttctggtatcccatgaacatgcatttcagagctctaggttcgaccttgtcttgcctaatgtgagcataggctacgcagccaaatactctcagtttgtcgagatctggtggatgtcccgaccaaacttcttcaggtgtcttcatatctaacgctgtcgaaggacatctgtttatcagatatgttactgtcgaaacagcctcagcccagaacaccttcgttaaccccgcactagtcaacatgcatctgactctctccaaaatagttcgattaaacctttcagccaaaccattttgctgtgaagTACCTGCaatagttctatgccttgcaataccagaggcagcacaaaaactgtcgaatgcctcattgcaaaattcaaggccattgtcggttctcaacctcttgacctttctggcagtctgattttcaaccagagtcttccaacttttgaaattctcaaaagtttcatccttagtcttctggatgaatacccataattttctggaataatcatctactatggatagaaaataccttgctcctgaatgtgatggacaccttgcaggcccccaaagatcagcatggatgtaatcaagggatccatgtgttctttgtttgcctttgttgaacttcactctgcaagattttccaagtacacagggttcacaaaacttcagctttttgactttgtctccaccaagcagattttgtttccctaatttgaccagacccctttcactgacatggcccaatctcatgtgccagatttctgttttcgacaaaggtttcgtggatgcaacatttgtcgaaccacttacaacttcagcctcaagggtatacaagccttgtttcttcacgcctatcaagacttccttcgaacccttcatgactcttaggatacttttctctccttggaaaacatatcctttcttgtcgaattcaccaagagaaagcagatttctcttcaaatcaggaacatacctgacttcagtcaacaaccttattgactcatcatggagcttgaatctcacagatccaacacctgcaatcttgcaagccttgttgtttcccagcaatactgatccaccatcttgatcacataattcctcgaacaagtctttgtttggagtcatgtgccaagtgcaacctgaatccataattcactccttcttagagtcactgcttgaaaccacaagaacatcagatgattcgaaatcatcttgaacaatgacagcgttgccattatccttacctccatgatatttcaggcgtttagggcacacctttcttgtgtgaccctccttcttacaatggtagcatcgaatgccagatgcttcgccactgtaagacttcgactggcttttgcctttcttcttgtcgaacttaccatcctttcgtaagagttttcctttaacggacaaaccttcgccaacagtcgaaggtttatgctcctttcattcattcaagtccttagagtacaaggctgattgaacttcttcaaacgtcagggactcccttccatacaagagagtttctttgaagtgagcatgtgatcgaggcaaagaacacaatagtaacagcgcttgatcttcatcatcgatcttcacatcaatattttcaagatcaagaatcagcttgttgaacatatccaactgctcagcaaatactttgtcttcaatcatcttgaatgaatacaaagcttgcttcagatagagtcgatttaccagcgatttggtcatatacaaactttcaagtttcacccataaccctgatgccgtcgtctcctttgatacctgccggagaaccttatcaccaaggctcaacaaaattgcgttgtgtgctttctcgatcatattcgtcttctccgctgccgtcaattctgcattcatggctgcctctcccttcaacgcttccaaacaaccctgctgaactagAAGggatttcatcttcaagcgccacagaccgaaatcattcactccggtgaacttttcaatctcatactttgttgaaggcatcttctccacgctcaccgcaccaatttgttgtgaattcaatgccacgaacaaagtataaaataagggatgaataaaggacaaggaagaagaggagaacaaaaatattggttataactgctattcttttactttctcttaaaacaagattacaagtttacaagaataacaaataacctctctcaccctaaattaggatttgcagcttagcaatgatgagagactagtatgctatttataataaaacctaacatactaactaatgggctttttccacaaggcccattacacaagccaacttaataaacaagctaacttaacaaattagggtttaaacactaaaa is part of the Vicia villosa cultivar HV-30 ecotype Madison, WI linkage group LG2, Vvil1.0, whole genome shotgun sequence genome and encodes:
- the LOC131646526 gene encoding xylan glycosyltransferase MUCI21-like — encoded protein: MMENKTTILPKSVICFAVLGLMLIFQIIVLQDAIMLSISKQDLDREANNTALITCDRSNKLYDICSIKGPTLLDQTSLTLFMLGNHTRNQHHIHEKIQPYTLKNDKPSMSTVREFTLTSSPSKVSQCGVIHHSPAVIFNARGYNGNFFHEISDIFIPLYITVNSLSLDQDVILVIVDGMPWWFQKYVDLLSTFSPRHKIIDTNNLTTTHCFPSTVVGLIKHGPVTIDPKLLPYPKTLLDFKAFLKSAFIKSNTSLMYPNDKGRPHLTFVIRKGSFTRVILNQEEVIKLAEEIGFHVNVFDPLKDPSLSSAYRLIHSSHVLLGVHGAGLTHLFFLAQGSMVAQIVPIGLEWHSKTCFEKPTKILGLKYVEYKVKPNESSLSWEYGTNSSIVNDPPTFSEGNLNNEDLYLKKQNVKINLIRFRKYLTKIYEKAKILMNNAS